Proteins from a genomic interval of Nostoc sp. TCL240-02:
- a CDS encoding phosphotransferase enzyme family protein: MTEEFNRQRAENLVAIADQFAQVGKVTAVKAFGSGNINDTFLVTLDSPKEQHFVLQRINTQVFRQPKLIMQNMRTLTEHVHKQLQHISLNRRWEVPRVLLTKDAQDHCQDADGSFWRAISFIEGSQSFDTMRDRSQAKEIGYALGMFHNLISDLPPEKLADTLQGFHITPLYLQDYEKVLAKTSASQSSEVNYCLQFVSDRQAFAHILENAKAEGKLPLRLMHGDPKINNVMFDIVTQQAVSVIDLDTVKPGLVHYDIGDCLRSGCNQAGEETENWESVHFDTDLCQGILQGYLSVAKAFLTDNDYAYIYDAIRLIAFELGLRFFADYLAGNVYFKVKHPEHNLARAIVQFKLTESIESQETQIRNIIKDLK, encoded by the coding sequence ATGACAGAAGAATTTAATAGACAACGTGCAGAGAATTTGGTTGCGATCGCAGATCAATTCGCCCAAGTAGGAAAGGTTACAGCCGTTAAAGCCTTTGGAAGTGGTAATATCAATGACACTTTCTTAGTCACTCTAGATTCCCCAAAAGAACAACATTTTGTCCTGCAACGCATCAACACGCAGGTATTTCGTCAGCCAAAACTGATTATGCAGAATATGCGTACCTTAACTGAGCATGTTCATAAACAGTTACAGCATATTTCCCTCAATCGTCGCTGGGAAGTACCGCGCGTACTATTAACTAAGGATGCTCAAGACCACTGTCAGGATGCAGATGGCTCCTTTTGGCGGGCGATTAGCTTTATTGAAGGCTCTCAGTCTTTTGATACTATGCGCGATCGCTCACAAGCAAAAGAAATCGGTTATGCCTTGGGGATGTTCCACAATTTAATCAGTGATTTACCACCAGAAAAACTCGCTGACACTCTTCAAGGATTCCATATTACACCGCTTTACCTCCAGGATTACGAAAAAGTGTTGGCGAAAACTAGTGCTAGCCAATCTTCGGAAGTTAATTATTGTTTACAGTTTGTTAGCGATCGCCAAGCCTTTGCACATATCCTAGAAAATGCCAAAGCTGAGGGCAAACTACCTCTGCGTCTGATGCACGGCGATCCCAAAATTAATAACGTTATGTTCGACATTGTTACCCAGCAAGCCGTGAGTGTGATCGACCTCGATACCGTTAAACCCGGTCTGGTACATTACGATATTGGCGATTGTTTGCGATCGGGCTGCAATCAGGCTGGAGAAGAAACAGAGAATTGGGAAAGTGTTCATTTCGATACTGACCTTTGTCAGGGAATCTTACAAGGCTATCTCTCTGTGGCAAAGGCGTTTCTTACCGATAATGACTATGCATACATATATGATGCCATCCGTCTCATTGCCTTTGAATTAGGATTGAGATTTTTTGCTGATTATTTAGCCGGGAATGTCTACTTTAAAGTTAAGCACCCAGAACATAACTTGGCAAGAGCGATCGTGCAGTTTAAGCTTACCGAAAGTATTGAATCTCAAGAAACGCAGATTCGTAACATTATCAAAGATTTGAAATGA
- a CDS encoding bile acid:sodium symporter family protein, which produces MNEIIPILDKLAFLSFVVATMFGTGLKLTLQQIWEPLRNIRLVILSLVANFLIVPLFIYLLLQVVPVTEPVKAGFIIMALASGPPALPKLAQIVKGNLAFSTGLMMLLMFGTVFYMPIALPLVLQGVQVNSWDIAKPLILLMLTPLGIGLFLKAKSEDIALNFQAITFKISNFGLLLGLVVRLVVHFNEIIILLKTGVIFVCAIFIIFSFTVGYLLGGPGIDTQRVLGVGTAQRNFAAALLIGTSNFDDPNVVSTIMVTSLLMMVSVLILGKKLTEVDQGQGAKVESVEIS; this is translated from the coding sequence ATGAATGAGATTATCCCCATACTTGACAAACTCGCATTTCTGTCATTTGTCGTTGCAACTATGTTTGGTACAGGGTTGAAGTTAACTTTACAGCAGATTTGGGAACCACTCCGCAATATCCGTTTAGTTATTTTATCACTGGTGGCAAATTTCTTAATTGTACCCCTTTTTATCTATTTGCTGTTGCAAGTAGTACCTGTAACTGAACCAGTGAAAGCTGGTTTTATCATTATGGCGTTAGCATCAGGCCCTCCAGCCTTACCTAAACTGGCTCAAATAGTTAAGGGTAATTTAGCTTTTTCTACAGGGTTAATGATGTTACTAATGTTTGGCACAGTATTTTATATGCCGATTGCACTACCGTTAGTTTTGCAAGGTGTACAAGTCAATTCTTGGGATATTGCCAAACCTTTAATATTGTTGATGTTAACCCCATTAGGAATTGGGTTATTTCTTAAGGCAAAATCTGAAGACATAGCCCTCAATTTTCAAGCAATTACGTTCAAAATATCGAACTTTGGATTACTTCTAGGTTTAGTGGTAAGACTAGTAGTTCACTTTAACGAGATTATCATCTTATTAAAAACAGGTGTAATCTTTGTTTGTGCTATTTTTATTATCTTCTCTTTTACTGTGGGTTATTTACTGGGTGGTCCTGGTATTGATACTCAAAGAGTTTTAGGAGTAGGAACGGCTCAACGTAATTTTGCTGCTGCTTTATTAATAGGTACGAGTAATTTTGACGATCCTAATGTGGTGAGTACTATTATGGTGACAAGTTTATTAATGATGGTTTCAGTTCTGATTTTGGGGAAAAAGTTAACAGAAGTAGACCAAGGACAGGGTGCAAAAGTAGAGTCGGTAGAAATTTCATGA
- a CDS encoding DOMON-like domain-containing protein, producing MNNQTFSLQPFPSTKSLPNLKIAGNISRNSNQFAIHYLLEGDLKEIAIAQPSNTPSRKHELWKDTCFEFFLGIKYSQQYWEFNLSPSGHWNVYRLDGYRQGMQEETAFENLPFNVQNQSDSLALALNVDLDKIISMEQAIEVAITSVIKDRDGEVIYWALTHRGTEADFHLRDSFIIEL from the coding sequence ATGAACAACCAGACATTTTCTCTACAACCCTTCCCTTCTACTAAATCGCTGCCTAATTTGAAAATTGCAGGCAATATCAGCCGAAATAGTAATCAATTTGCCATCCACTATCTGCTTGAAGGCGATTTAAAAGAAATTGCGATTGCCCAACCATCAAATACACCGTCACGCAAGCATGAATTGTGGAAAGACACCTGCTTCGAGTTTTTCCTTGGCATCAAATATTCTCAACAGTATTGGGAATTTAACCTGTCCCCAAGTGGACACTGGAATGTTTATCGCCTTGATGGGTATCGCCAAGGAATGCAAGAGGAAACAGCTTTTGAAAATCTCCCTTTTAATGTTCAAAATCAATCTGATAGTTTAGCACTAGCCTTAAATGTTGATTTAGATAAAATCATTTCTATGGAGCAAGCAATTGAAGTTGCCATTACTAGCGTTATTAAAGATAGAGATGGTGAAGTAATTTACTGGGCGTTAACTCATCGAGGCACAGAGGCTGATTTTCATCTGCGAGACAGTTTTATCATTGAGTTGTAA
- a CDS encoding Tudor-knot domain-containing protein, with protein sequence MDKSIIQLVDELPTDNITVKVLKALDYVAPGEWSNLTGFENSIRSITGVTDAKVIQRIRDRAVVLYEDPQKGYQFAIKLYQTIDKADTAMAAAALANKVSEKIGFLSFLGNITPKADVTQSIDLALKIAVEIIAFCKLNGIPQPNPQEFANSLTNNYQNASLMRMVALVCIDGILPLGPDFLSKIHGVISGTDAGAITQNPVFLAVNNFLPGNNPSDKVGFISQGFNSVQGWMNNLVSKTGVTPQSISSNLGSFIQIADDNLDFVAVFLDQTTNYYEHTGTQTVARGLILEAYTLVKEEMKQEQQKPIQDVSSASVVKSDKVQYEVSKTVEVWDGEDEDWYQGTIEKIQDDQFFIHYLGYGSSYDEWVGEDDIRTRDLRAADDNGYAVGQKVKCWDEDQEAWYSATIQQIQNQQYFVHYVGYDSSYDEWVDSDEIS encoded by the coding sequence ATGGATAAATCAATTATTCAGTTGGTTGACGAATTACCAACTGACAATATCACTGTCAAAGTTTTAAAGGCTCTTGATTATGTAGCGCCAGGTGAGTGGAGCAATTTGACGGGGTTTGAAAATAGCATTCGCAGCATTACAGGAGTTACCGATGCTAAGGTAATTCAGAGAATCCGCGATCGCGCTGTCGTATTATACGAAGATCCTCAAAAAGGCTACCAGTTCGCAATTAAACTTTATCAAACAATTGATAAGGCAGACACAGCTATGGCAGCAGCAGCTTTAGCGAATAAAGTTAGTGAGAAAATCGGCTTTCTGTCTTTTTTAGGCAACATTACTCCTAAAGCTGACGTAACTCAATCTATTGATTTGGCACTAAAAATTGCTGTCGAAATCATCGCCTTTTGCAAATTAAACGGCATTCCTCAGCCCAACCCCCAAGAGTTTGCTAATTCCCTGACTAACAACTATCAAAATGCCTCCTTAATGCGGATGGTAGCTTTAGTTTGTATAGACGGAATTCTGCCATTAGGCCCCGATTTTCTCAGCAAAATTCACGGAGTTATTAGTGGCACTGATGCTGGCGCAATAACTCAAAATCCGGTTTTCTTAGCTGTTAATAACTTTTTACCAGGTAATAATCCCTCTGATAAAGTTGGTTTTATCAGTCAGGGTTTTAACTCCGTACAAGGTTGGATGAATAACTTAGTATCCAAAACAGGTGTAACCCCGCAATCAATTTCTAGTAATTTGGGTAGTTTTATTCAGATTGCTGATGATAATTTAGATTTTGTCGCTGTATTCCTAGATCAAACTACCAATTACTACGAGCATACCGGAACTCAAACCGTCGCTCGCGGCTTGATTTTGGAAGCATACACTTTAGTAAAAGAGGAAATGAAACAAGAACAACAAAAGCCTATTCAAGATGTTTCATCAGCTTCTGTTGTCAAGTCAGATAAAGTTCAGTATGAAGTCAGCAAAACAGTAGAAGTCTGGGATGGTGAGGACGAAGATTGGTATCAGGGAACAATTGAGAAAATCCAAGATGACCAATTCTTTATTCATTACCTTGGCTACGGTTCATCTTATGACGAGTGGGTAGGTGAAGATGACATTCGAACTCGCGATCTTCGCGCTGCGGATGACAATGGATATGCAGTTGGTCAAAAAGTAAAATGTTGGGATGAAGACCAAGAGGCTTGGTATTCCGCAACGATTCAGCAAATCCAAAATCAGCAATACTTTGTTCACTATGTTGGTTATGACTCATCTTATGATGAGTGGGTTGATAGCGACGAAATTTCTTAA